The Candidatus Zixiibacteriota bacterium genomic interval GTCGGCGAGACATCGGCGTCGAGTTTTCCCAACGACCGCATCGTCACGCGATAATCCGCAATAAGTCCTTCCATAAGACCGGTGTATTTCGCCGCCTCGGGTGTCAGAGCCGAGTCGGCCTCAACGTCGATATTAGCCAGCACGCGCAAAGCCTTTTCAAAATAATACTGGGCCTCTTCCCAGCTGGCCTCACGATTGGCGATCACGCCCATGGCGTGATACTCTTCGGCCAGATCGAATTGACGCCAGAGGTCATCGTCGACAGCCGACGCTGAGTCATCGAGGTCGACACTACTGTAAAATACACCCTCTATTAATTCATAGTCGTCCGGGTCGCTTTCAAGAGGATCGGAACTATCCTCCCGCTGAGTCGTGTCTGAAGACTGAGTCTGCGCTTGTTCGGATGGTGTCTTGTTGAGCAGCAAATCGAGCAACGGCTTGTCTGCCACCGCGGCCGTGTCCTCCTCGGACGAACTGCCCGAGTCAACATCGGTCTCTTCCGCTGGTGGCCGACCGGCATAAATCTGCGGCGATGACATCGAGCCTTTGCCGGAACAACTGATGTTGGCAATGGTGAAAAGGATTAATACAGTTAGTAAGATGGCGGTCTGAAGTGTTTTTCTCATATCCTCATCCATGATGATATTCCTGTCTTTTCTTTCAATTATCGGAAGAAAATTCCGTTTTTTTAGGCCCAATGAGCTAACTCGTTGACATTTAACCCACCCCTCGAAACCATGTCAAGTTTAATCTCGTATCATTTTTCGCCGGGCCAGCCCCTAAGGTCGATCGAATTGAGTAAACTTTCCCTATCCTCAAAAAATACGCAGTCCGGCTGCCTTCTAAACCATGTCATCTGCCTTTTGGCGTATCTTCGGCTGTTTTGCTTAATAATGCTTACAGCTTCAGACAGTGAAAAGTTTCCATCAAGATAATCAAGCAGTTCGCCATAGCCGATTACATTAGCTCTTCGGATCCGCTCCCGATATCCTTTTTGAATCAGGACTTTCAACTCCTCCAACAGACCATCGGTCATCATCCGATCAACACGCCGGTTTATTGCCTCATAAAGACCCGGGCGCGGAGGTGTCAGGCAGAAATATTCGAACTCATACCTACCTTTTCGATAGGCTCCCGAAGCCATCAGTTCCGATTTCGGTTTGCCCGTAAGTTGGAATATCTCCAACGCCCGGATAACCCGCACCTTGTTGTGAGGGTGGGTCTTGGCTGCCTCCAGCGGATCAATCTCTGTCAGGCGACGATACATTTCCTCCGGGCCCAGACTTTCCATCTCGGATGCCAGTTCTTCGCACACCGACATATCGTCCTGTTCTATCTCCACCACCCCCTCGGTCAGCGCCCTTAAATACAATCCCGTGCCGCCGACCACGAGAGGGATTTTCTTACGGGAAAGAATATCTTCTATCGCCTCATTGGCTTCATCGATAAACCTGAAAGCACAATAACGTTCCCCCGGTTCGATGAGATCAATCAGGTGAAATTTGACCATGGATTTTTGCTCGGGTGTTGGTTTTGCCGTGCCGATATCAAGATGGCGAATAATCTGACGGGAATCGGCCGAGACTATCTCCACGGGGTATTCGCCGGCCAGTTCAACCGCAGCCGCTGTCTTGCCCGAGCCTGTGGGGCCGCAGATAATCGGTATCGGCTTCTCAGGCACGGCCAAATTGTCTGTCCAAATCTTCCCGGGTTAGCTTCACAAAGGTAGGACGTCCGTGGGGGCAGGAATATCTATTGTCGCATTCGAGCAGGCGGCCAATCAAATGAATGGCCTCTTCGTCTGAGAGCCTGTCGCCCGCCATTACGGCTGAACGGCAGGCAATAGACTGAGCCATGGCTTTTTTCATGTCATGACCGGAGGCTTTGAGCGAGGCGAAATCATCGAGAACTTTCGTGAATGCTTCCGATGGAGACTTGCGCGACAGAATCGACGGCACCGCTTCGATGTTGACCATTCTCCCGCCAAAATGCGAAACGGTAAACCCCGATTTATTCAGCAGCTCGGCTGCCTCGTCAAATACAGTCAGAAGTTCAGGGTTCAACTCTACCTGGGCCGGAAAGAGCAACGTCTGCGCCTCCACCGACTGACTTTCCACCTTGGCGAGAATCTCTTCGTAGAGCACGCGCTCATGAGCTGTGTGCTGGTCGATGATATATAGGTTATCGCCAGACTGAAAGAGCAGATATAAATTGGCGAATCGGCCAATAAGGCGAAGACCCGCCGGTGCCGCAGCATCGCCCTCGTCCGGTGCACCGCTGCGCAACTCATCGATCACTTCGCCGGTGCTCCGGTCGACCCGCACCACGTCCTGCCCTCCTGCCGGCGTTTCAGAGCCGGCTTTTTTGTACAACTCTTTCAGAAGACTGAAATCGACTTCGTGGTGACCCTGAACACCCGGGATATAACCGCCTGCCCTTCGATCAGAACCCGATGCACTTCCC includes:
- the miaA gene encoding tRNA (adenosine(37)-N6)-dimethylallyltransferase MiaA, with amino-acid sequence MPEKPIPIICGPTGSGKTAAAVELAGEYPVEIVSADSRQIIRHLDIGTAKPTPEQKSMVKFHLIDLIEPGERYCAFRFIDEANEAIEDILSRKKIPLVVGGTGLYLRALTEGVVEIEQDDMSVCEELASEMESLGPEEMYRRLTEIDPLEAAKTHPHNKVRVIRALEIFQLTGKPKSELMASGAYRKGRYEFEYFCLTPPRPGLYEAINRRVDRMMTDGLLEELKVLIQKGYRERIRRANVIGYGELLDYLDGNFSLSEAVSIIKQNSRRYAKRQMTWFRRQPDCVFFEDRESLLNSIDLRGWPGEK